A single window of Methanobrevibacter olleyae DNA harbors:
- a CDS encoding zinc ribbon domain-containing protein has translation MFCNNCGEKLAEDVKFCPNCGQKADYSSRLNSSSRNDLKSSSGDRWNSNNNQKNISTNLRENAINSDSIFNKWKGWSTGEKLLSIIVCCCIGISLLGAIGSLMTPDQNTANYEDYNSYNGTTVDDISEDDNSTEEASGENETTDSDSNDSSSDSSKASLTDDSSSSSDSSDSYSSSSGSSSYNDDSEPVTGGSYVASKNSNKFHRASCGHASRIKEYNRRYYSSRDEAISAGKVPCKFCDP, from the coding sequence ATGTTTTGTAATAATTGTGGTGAAAAATTAGCTGAAGATGTGAAGTTTTGTCCTAACTGTGGCCAAAAGGCAGACTATTCATCAAGGCTTAATTCATCTAGCAGGAATGATTTAAAATCAAGCAGTGGAGATAGATGGAATTCAAATAATAATCAAAAGAATATATCTACGAATCTTAGGGAAAATGCTATTAATTCAGATAGTATATTTAATAAATGGAAAGGATGGAGCACAGGTGAAAAGCTTTTATCCATTATAGTTTGTTGCTGTATTGGAATATCTCTTCTTGGAGCTATAGGCTCTTTAATGACCCCCGATCAAAATACAGCAAATTATGAAGATTATAACTCCTATAATGGTACTACTGTAGATGATATTAGTGAAGATGATAATTCAACTGAAGAGGCTAGTGGTGAAAATGAAACAACTGATTCAGATTCTAATGATTCAAGCTCGGATAGTAGTAAGGCCTCTTTAACAGATGATTCAAGTAGCAGTTCTGATAGTTCTGATAGTTATTCTAGTTCTTCTGGTTCCTCTAGTTACAATGATGATAGTGAACCAGTTACTGGCGGATCATATGTAGCAAGTAAAAACTCTAATAAGTTTCACAGAGCTTCTTGTGGACATGCAAGTAGAATAAAAGAATACAATAGAAGATACTATAGCAGTCGTGATGAGGCAATCAGTGCAGGAAAAGTTCCTTGTAAATTTTGTGATCCTTAG
- the cas1 gene encoding CRISPR-associated endonuclease Cas1, translating into MKLVIDGFGKSVAKRDNQVVIKENGKEKGYFLAKDISQILLTGKGSITFDALSLLAEHDIDCVSIDWRGYVDYRLSAPDRKNAIVKKEQYFSLMDSRSGYLAKAFIIAKIENQKAVLGTLAKSREDNDFLLNQRDKLSDSLEKLSKIYNKTSDNLRNRIMGIEGQASVEYWAGFSDVLDEKWDFRGRSGRGAQDPVNSLLNYGYAVVESEIWKSIYLAGLDPYCGFLHSERYGRASLVFDLIEEFRQQIVDKTILSIVNKNQVNPDDFEDNGNIILMNDKSRRLVIAKIMDKLNSKVEFNGNKMSYSDIIMYQGRLISKFLTHEAQYTGFFRRW; encoded by the coding sequence ATGAAATTAGTCATAGATGGTTTTGGCAAATCAGTAGCTAAAAGAGATAATCAAGTTGTCATTAAAGAGAATGGTAAGGAAAAAGGCTATTTTTTAGCAAAAGACATATCTCAAATATTATTAACTGGTAAAGGTTCAATTACTTTTGATGCATTAAGCTTACTTGCTGAACATGATATTGATTGCGTATCTATTGACTGGAGAGGCTATGTAGATTATAGACTATCAGCTCCAGATAGAAAGAATGCAATTGTTAAAAAGGAACAATATTTTTCACTAATGGATTCAAGAAGCGGCTATTTAGCTAAAGCATTTATTATTGCAAAGATTGAAAATCAAAAAGCAGTTCTCGGAACTCTTGCTAAATCAAGAGAAGATAATGATTTTTTACTTAATCAAAGAGATAAGTTATCAGATAGCTTAGAAAAATTATCTAAGATTTATAATAAAACCTCAGATAATCTCAGAAATAGGATTATGGGTATTGAAGGCCAAGCCTCAGTAGAATATTGGGCTGGATTTTCAGATGTTTTAGATGAAAAATGGGATTTTAGAGGTAGAAGTGGTAGAGGTGCTCAAGATCCTGTGAATTCACTGTTAAATTATGGCTATGCAGTTGTAGAAAGTGAAATTTGGAAATCTATTTATCTTGCAGGTCTTGATCCATATTGTGGGTTTTTACACTCTGAACGTTATGGTAGGGCAAGTTTAGTTTTTGACTTAATTGAAGAGTTTAGACAACAGATAGTTGATAAAACTATTCTTTCAATAGTAAATAAGAATCAAGTTAACCCAGATGATTTTGAAGATAATGGAAACATTATCTTAATGAATGATAAGTCTAGACGCTTAGTTATTGCTAAGATTATGGACAAACTTAATAGTAAGGTTGAGTTTAATGGCAATAAGATGTCCTATTCCGATATTATTATGTATCAAGGTAGGCTTATATCTAAGTTTTTAACTCATGAAGCACAGTATACTGGTTTTTTCAGGCGCTGGTGA
- the cas2 gene encoding CRISPR-associated endonuclease Cas2 yields MYDITDNPTRSSFVKKLQHYGLHRIQKSIFCGFLSIDERLNLASEFDFFISSQRDSIILIPTCESCLDSVFIEGDLILPQKWEYAFL; encoded by the coding sequence ATGTATGATATTACAGATAATCCGACAAGATCTAGTTTTGTAAAGAAATTACAACATTATGGCTTACACCGTATACAAAAATCTATCTTTTGCGGATTTTTATCAATTGATGAGCGTTTAAACTTAGCAAGTGAATTTGATTTCTTTATCTCTTCACAAAGAGATAGTATAATATTAATTCCAACATGTGAATCTTGCCTTGATTCTGTTTTTATAGAAGGTGATTTGATTCTTCCTCAAAAGTGGGAATATGCTTTTTTATGA
- a CDS encoding DUF2085 domain-containing protein produces MDLTRLICHRIPERSFFIGNSQFPVCARCTGFYISLIIYFTYTYFYYVNYNLELIIFALILLLPAAIDGTTQLFELRLSNNKLRFSTGLLGGLGLGIILKAMKFFIFMNFFY; encoded by the coding sequence ATGGATTTGACTAGATTAATATGTCATAGAATCCCTGAAAGAAGTTTTTTTATAGGAAACAGTCAGTTTCCAGTTTGTGCAAGATGCACTGGATTCTATATTAGTTTAATAATCTATTTTACATACACTTATTTTTATTATGTAAACTATAATCTGGAATTAATTATCTTTGCATTAATCCTTCTTTTACCTGCAGCAATTGATGGAACTACTCAATTGTTTGAGTTAAGACTTAGTAATAATAAACTTAGATTCTCTACAGGACTATTAGGTGGATTAGGTTTAGGAATTATATTAAAAGCAATGAAATTTTTTATATTTATGAATTTTTTTTATTAA